The following coding sequences lie in one Onychomys torridus chromosome X, mOncTor1.1, whole genome shotgun sequence genomic window:
- the Rtl4 gene encoding retrotransposon Gag-like protein 4 — protein sequence MEKCTESPPTSKAELSFLRGDNLILRPQMQHPTDDNPTLRGQVVPVPNTPVMSLPYSGDHLPQFLDEPTGVTGFLARVTTYLTALKISNPADDARVKHFFDYLSQQMQNCDIVSESNQSNLLKQYENFVLELQQSCGEPMKQEIIPPMNVKVDSRDNSQQDATTFQGFAQNLSDCETNQSDQFQKGKADPTHEEEITDIMDNLPDLITQCIQLDKNHKDRPELLQSESQVPMFVSTTQHQSFFSPKGPLPKDEPKQFQGAQPPVTPAKRARQQETQLCLYCSQAGHFTRECLAKRSRTPARRKM from the coding sequence ATGGAGAAATGTACAGAATCCCCACCTACCTCAAAGGCAGAGCTTTCCTTTTTGAGAGGAGACAATCTGATTCTGCGGCCACAAATGCAGCATCCAACTGATGATAACCCCACTTTAAGAGGGCAAGTTGTGCCTGTCCCAAATACTCCAGTGATGTCTCTACCCTACTCAGGTGACCATCTCCCTCAATTTCTTGATGAGCCAACCGGTGTCACAGGTTTTCTTGCTCGTGTGACTACCTATTTGACAGCTCTCAAGATTTCCAATCCTGCAGATGATGCACGAGTCAAGCACTTTTTTGACTACCTATCCCAGCAGATGCAAAATTGTGACATCGTATCCGAGTCCAACCAGAGTAATCTATTGAAACAATATGAAAACTTTGTTCTTGAGTTACAGCAGTCATGTGGTGAACCCATGAAACAAGAAATTATCCCTCCTATGAATGTTAAGGTTGACAGTAGAGACAACTCTCAACAGGATGCTACTACTTTCCAAGGGTTTGCTCAAAATCTGAGTGATTGTGAGACCAATCAGAGTGACCAGTTCCAAAAGGGAAAAGCTGACCCCACCCATGAAGAAGAAATCACAGATATAATGGACAATCTACCAGATTTGATCACTCAGTGCATTCAGCTGGACAAAAACCACAAAGACAGGCCAGAACTCCTACAGTCAGAAAGTCAGGTTCCAATGTTTGTTTCCACAACCCAGCACCAATCCTTCTTCAGTCCCAAAGGTCCACTACCCAAGGATGAGCCCAAGCAATTTCAGGGAGCCCAACCGCCTGTCACTCCAGCCAAGAGAGCCCGCCAACAAGAAACTCAGTTATGTCTCTACTGTAGCCAGGCAGGTCACTTTACAAGAGAATGCCTTGCTAAACGTTCTCGAACTCCAGCAAGGAGAAAAATGTAG